From Daucus carota subsp. sativus chromosome 6, DH1 v3.0, whole genome shotgun sequence, the proteins below share one genomic window:
- the LOC108225283 gene encoding SUPPRESSOR OF GAMMA RESPONSE 1-like gives MARSWLVDGRAIARKVKHATLPFADQIKDCGVKRECPNCFYCIDNSDVSHAWPGLPAGVKFDPSDVQILEHLAAKCGVGESDPHMFIDEFIPTLDMENGICYTHPENLPGAKEDGTSVYFFHKTANAYATGQRKRRKIQNEDSSGKEHVRWHKTGKTKPVLENGTQKGSKKIMVLYRSAVNGSKPEKSNWVMHQYHLGTEEDEKDGDYVVSRIFYQHQKQGEKIDGPVAITESNKVMLHTSPKTPKTNTPNPPRPGNSGYLDDIMDEFQLRSSTYEAEYITEMNKPSSDVHLKDGIDDSYLAGESQAVVDQGAEFVTQMNEPFSDVHLKDDIDYSDLVGKSQAIVDQGAAFITEMNQPSDVFFRDNIDYPYLAGESQDVHLDGIEDSLLCDEIFESSALYNNNNNSGLCYNSSSVLPCEVTDASGAANNESCGIPDLDDIDLDTPPDFQLSNLQFGSQDSIFDLLDRL, from the exons ATGGCAAG GAGTTGGCTTGTTGATGGCCGAGCAATTGCTAGAAAAGTTAAACATGCAACTCTGCCTTTTGCAGATCAAATTAAAGACTGTGGGGTGAAACGTGAATGCCCCAATTGCTTTTATTGCATTGATAACAGTGAT GTGTCTCATGCATGGCCTGGACTGCCAGCTGGTGTGAAATTTGACCCATCTGATGTTCAAATTCTAGAGCACTTGGCAGCCAAATGCGGTGTAGGAGAATCTGACCCACACATGTTCATTGATGAGTTCATCCCAACACTAGATATGGAAAATGGGATCTGCTATACTCATCCTGAAAATCTTCCTG GTGCTAAAGAAGATGGAACTAGTGTCTATTTCTTTCACAAAACTGCCAATGCTTATGCCACTGGTCAAAGGAAGCGTCGGAAGATTCAAAATGAAGATAGTTCTGGTAAGGAGCACGTGCGCTGGCATAAGACAGGCAAGACAAAACCTGTGCTGGAGAATGGAACCCAGAAGGGCAGTAAGAAAATCATGGTTCTATATAGAAGTGCAGTAAACGGTTCTAAGCCTGAAAAATCTAATTGGGTTATGCATCAATACCATCTCGGGACTGAGGAAGATGAAAAAGATGGTGACTATGTGGTCTCTAGAATTTTTTATCAGCATCAGAAGCAGGGTGAAAAGATTGACGGTCCAGTTGCCATCACTGAATCAAATAAGGTCATGTTGCACACTAGTCCCAAGACACCCAAGACAAATACTCCCAATCCGCCACGGCCAGGAAACTCGGGGTACCTGGATGATATTATGGATGAGTTTCAACTGCGATCATCAACATAT GAAGCAGAATATATCACAGAGATGAATAAACCTTCTTCTGATGTTCACTTGAAGGATGGGATAGATGATTCTTATCTAGCCGGTGAATCTCAAGCTGTTGTTGATCAGGGAGCAGAATTTGTCACGCAGATGAATGAGCCTTTTTCTGATGTTCACTTGAAGGATGATATAGATTATTCTGATTTAGTAGGCAAATCTCAAGCCATTGTTGATCAGGGAGCAGCATTTATCACAGAGATGAATCAACCTTCTGATGTTTTCTTCAGGGATAATATAGATTATCCTTATCTAGCAGGCGAATCTCAAGATGTTCATTTGGATGGCATCGAGGACTCGTTGTTATGTGATGAGATTTTTGAATCTTCTGCtctttataataataacaacaattCAGGTTTGTGTTACAACTCTTCATCTGTCTTACCTTGTGAGGTCACTGATGCATCTGGAGCAGCAAACAATGAAAGCTGTGGCATACCTGATCTTGATGATATAGACCTCGACACTCCACCCGATTTCCAGCTTTCA AATTTGCAGTTTGGTTCACAAGACAGTATATTCGACTTACTAGACCGCCTTTAG
- the LOC108227948 gene encoding serine/threonine-protein kinase STY13, giving the protein MGSGNGFYSEDEFSLEAKWLIDPKHLFVGPKIGEGAHAKVYEGKYKNKNVAIKVVNKGETPEEIKKREGRFAREVAMLSKVQHKNLVKFIGACKEPVSVIVTELLVGGTLRKYLVNMRPRCLDLRVAVGFALDIARAMECLHSHGIIHRDLKPENLLLTADHKTVKLADFGLAREESLTEMMTAETGTYRWMAPELYSTVTLRHGEKKHYNHKVDAYSFAIVLWELVHNKLPFEGMSNLQAAYAAAFKNTRPSAENLPEDLAVIVTSCWKEDPNDRPNFSQIIQMLMHYLSTISPLQPAIPPRIFTSENAVLPPESPGTSTLMGVRDDAGDTPKTPMENEPRAGYFFCFNQCF; this is encoded by the exons ATGGGATCTGGGAATGGGTTTTACTCTGAGGATGAGTTTAGTTTGGAGGCTAAATGGTTGATTGATCCAAAGCATCTGTTTGTTGGACCAAAGATTGGGGAAGGTGCTCATGCTAAAGTGTATGAGGGCAA GTATAAAAACAAGAATGTTGCTATCAAAGTTGTAAATAAAGGAGAGACTCCTGAAGAGATTAAAAAGAGGGAAGGCCGGTTTGCCCGAGAAGTTGCAATGTTATCAAAAGTTCAGCACAAGAACTTGGTGAAG TTTATTGGAGCTTGTAAGGAGCCAGTCAGTGTCATAGTAACCGAGCTTCTTGTTGGTGGAACACTGCGAAAGTACTTGGTGAACATGCGGCCGAGATGCTTGGACTTGCGTGTCGCAGTTGGATTTGCACTTGACATAGCTCGTGCAATGGAATGCTTGCATTCTCATGGAATCATACATCGTGACCTCAAACCTG AAAACTTACTCCTCACGGCAGATCACAAAACTGTCAAACTGGCGGATTTTGGTTTAGCAAGGGAAGAGTCACTAACTGAGATGATGACTGCCGAAACGGGAACTTATCGGTGGATGGCTCCAGAG CTTTACAGCACAGTCACATTGAGGCATGGCGAGaaaaaacattataaccatAAAGTAGATGCTTACAGCTTCGCAATTGTCTTGTGGGAACTCGTACACAATAAGTTGCCATTCGAAGGCATGTCAAATTTGCAGGCTGCATATGCTGCTGCTTTCAAG AATACCAGGCCCAGTGCAGAAAATCTTCCAGAGGATTTGGCTGTAATAGTGACATCATGTTGGAAGGAGGATCCAAATGACCGACCCAACTTCAGTCAGATAATACAGATGCTTATGCATTATCTTTCTACAATTTCACCTTTGCAACCCGCCATACCCCCAAGAATTTTTACATCTGAGAATGCTGTCTTGCCACCAGAGTCTCCTGGAACAAGCACTTTAATGGGAGTAAGGGATGACGCAGGGGACACACCAAAAACACCCATGGAAAACGAGCCTAGAGCTGGTTACTTCTTCTGCTTTAATCAGTGCTTTTAA
- the LOC108225100 gene encoding ribosomal RNA-processing protein 8 — protein MKGGKEEVNNTKNSKKRKRGSKTTNKEEEKKKKLSTTNVPQTKCTSSSVGKSSKPVSFLDKMKARLSGGHFRMINEKLYTCSGEEALNYFEDDPSLFNMYHVGYQEQMTHWPEQPVNIIIQWLKDHSPSLVVADFGCGDARLSRSVKNKVFSFDLVAHNSSVVACDMANTTLETSSIDVAVFCLSLMGTNFPSYLCEAQRVLKPGGWLLIAEVKSRFDPTNGGADPNNFSKAICELGFYSVSKDFSNKMFILFYYKKKEKLKSKKEIKWPSLKPCLYKRR, from the exons ATGAAAGGAGGAAAAGAAGAAGTGAATAATACTAAGAATAGCAAAAAACGTAAAAGAGGAAGCAAGACCACCAACAAGGaggaggagaagaagaagaagctttCTACTACTAATGTTCCTCAAACTAAATGCACCAGTTCTAGTGTTGGAAAATCCTCCAAGCCTGTCTCTTTTCTCGATAAg ATGAAAGCAAGGTTATCAGGAGGACATTTTAGAATGATAAATGAGAAGCTCTATACTTGCTC GGGAGAGGAGGCACTTAATTACTTTGAAGATGACCCTTCTTTGTTTAACATG TATCATGTAGGATATCAAGAACAAATGACCCATTGGCCGGAGCAACCTGTTAACATCATTATTCAATGGCTAAAAGATCACAGCCCCTCTTTAGTTGTTGCCGATTTTGGCTGTG GGGATGCTCGCCTTTCTAGAAGtgtgaagaataaagttttctcttttgatcttgttgCCCACAATTCTTCTGTAGTGGCCTGTGATATGGCAAAT ACTACTCTAGAGACTTCATCAATTGATGTTGCTGTTTTCTGCCTTTCACTGATGGGGACAAACTTCCCTAGTTACCTTTGCGAAGCACAAAGAGTTCTTAAACCAGG TGGCTGGCTTTTGATAGCAGAAGTGAAGAGCAGATTTGATCCTACCAATGGGGGAGCAGatccaaataatttttcaaaagcaATATGTGAACTAGGATTCTACTCTGTATCAAAG GACTTCTCAAATAAAATGTTTATACTTTTCTACTACAAGAAAAAG GAGAAGTTAAAatcaaagaaagaaattaaGTGGCCTTCGCTGAAACCTTGTTTGTACAAGCGGCGATGA
- the LOC108226693 gene encoding chalcone isomerase-like protein 1: MSTTVENVVAKTPDVEIDPKSAAEKVTNGAAKEGSHENGTKATAGAEEEAKQENVQEQVVKKEVPLQLEPKSGVSFAVELDDGKQLFAAGLRKKSMFGVGIKVYGFGMYTDNEKMKEVMKSKIGKCPTKPTKEMYQAVIDSDFGMTVKMVIVYTSLTMSMVKKSFDEGLGAAIKKLTGGKNDELIKKLLGEASDDMKLPKDSVIEITRLPGYTLQTTVMGKVVSKVESELLCRAYCYLYLGEDPLDKEAKEKFGTSLLSLF; encoded by the exons ATGTCTACCACAGTAGAAAATGTTGTTGCAAAGACACCGGATGTCGAGATTGATCCCAAGAGTGCGGCTGAGAAAGTCACGAATGGAGCTGCAAAGGAAGGAAGCCACGAAAACGGAACAAAGGCCACAGCAGGAGCAGAGGAGGAGGCAAAGCAGGAGAATGTTCAGGAGCAGGTGGTTAAGAAAGAAGTGCCCCTTCAGCTCGAGCCCAAGAGTGGAGTTTCCTTCGCGGTTGAGTTGGATGATGGAAAGCAATTATTTGCTGCTGGTTTGAGGAAGAAAAGCATGTTTGGAGTTGGCATCAAAGTCTATGGCTTTG GGATGTATACTGACAATGAGAAAATGAAAGAAGTTATGAAGTCGAAGATTGGGAAATGCCCAACAAAACCAACAAAAGAGATGTACCAAGCAGTGATCGACAGTGATTTTGGCATGACAGTGAAGATGGTGATAGTCTACACTTCACTCACCATGAGCATGGTCAAGAAGAGTTTCGATGAAGGTCTTGGAGCAGCTATCAAGAAACTCACTGGTGGAAAAAATGATGAACTCATAAAGAA GCTGTTGGGTGAAGCTTCTGATGACATGAAGCTGCCAAAAGACTCTGTCATTGAAATTACTCGCCTTCCGGGCTACACACTCCAGACAACAG TGATGGGGAAGGTGGTTAGCAAGGTGGAAAGCGAACTTCTGTGCAGGGCCTATTGCTACCTCTACTTGGGTGAAGATCCACTGGACAAGGAAGCCAAGGAGAAATTTGGGACGTCCCTTCTTTCTCTGTTCTAG